The DNA window acacgaatgaaaaaaaagctaatttaataactcgcctagaaaccgcGGGACGagtttattaagcttaattaatccgtcattagtacatatgggttactatagcacttatggctaaccATGTACTAATTAGACACAAAAGATTTGCTTCGCGATTTTCATACAAAAGGTGTAATTagttctttttatctatatttaatgttttatgtatatatctaaatattcgatgtgattttttgggaaaaaaatttaggaactaaaccatgTCTGTTTGAGAGAGACATCCAAGAGACTTACTCAgaagagctttttttttaattcttttcaGTACTCCGTAAGATCGTAGAAATAAATGTGGATTTTTATACAGAAAAGCGTAAAAGCGCAGATGTCAGATGAAGGGCACAGTGAACCACTTTCAAACTCATCGATAGTTCACCATATCTAGAGCAATCACACCACTCGCCAGTGGATACAAGTAGGGAAAGAAAATGCACCCACGAGTGTACGTAATCTGGTCCAATGATTAACGGTGTTGGACAAGTGTTTGACTATTGCAGCATTCCCTAATTAAGGATCGACTTGGGCCTACACGATGTATTGAGAGATAGAAAAACAATGGCATTTTGATGCAAATCTTGTGGCATAACGAAAATTTATTAATTTACGGAAATTTATCGCAAGACAATGGGGGAAGGTTCTTAGCTGCGGTGGCACATCCATCCCCATCCTCCATCCTCTCTCTACGTACCACCCACCACTCACGTAGCTTAGGCGCGTTCCTTTCCTGGTTCCTATCCAAGACTTCAAAACGGCAATTACGATTCAGCAGATATGCCGCAGCATTCGTGCCCCACGTACTCCCTACCGGCACGTACGTACCAGCGCGCAAGTCGACAGATCAGCATCTCGCgaaagcgatcgatcgatcgagagtgGCGCACGGAGGTGAGAATATCGCGCGCGGCGAACGAGCTGCGAGGCCCCCCCGGCAACAGCAGCGGCCTCCCCCCACATTCGCGGCCGCGGGACTTGTCTGTCCCGGTTGGCAGTGGCAGCAACAGCCCAACCGTTTTGCTTGCTACCTACGGAGAGTAGTCCTCCatccgttaaaaaaaacaaatatacttcctctgtttcacaacataagtcattctaatattttctatattcatattaatattaatgaatctagatatatattttctaacatttcctatatttatattgatgtcaatatgaatgtggaaaatgttagaataacttacattgtgaaacgaagagagtagtattaaatatgacatattctaaaaCAATGAATTTGAACAGAGGTATAGTAGTACTAGCATGTGTTatatccagtactaggttgTGTTTTTacaggacggagggagtacgtactacataggctgtgtttagatccaaactttcaactttttctatcacatcaatctgtcatacacataacttttcagtcacatcgtatcaattttaacccaaacttctaattttaaaaggaaaaacacaGCCGTACAGTACACGCTCTTCACTTCTCTGCTTCGATTTCGATCAATCGGACTCCGAGCCGACCACCACGTCGCCTCGCGAAAGGCACCTCCGCTCTGTAGCGTTGACGATCAATGGCAGCTGTGCCCAGGGCTAGGCTAGGCTGCTAGAAGTAAAGGCGACCAACAGCAACAGACAGCAGCCGCCCAGATTGCACACTCTCTACTCCTCGTACCAACCATCCAAATGGACACAAGGATATAGAGTGCCATGGCTCGTTAGCGAGCCTTGCGAGCAAATTAACCGTACGTGCGATTGCCGGGAGAGAAGCCAGCCGCTGGCCTTCGCTGCGGCGCGCGCGGTGTGGCAACGACGAGCAAGCAAGGGGGCTCTTGCATGCTGAGAAGGTGAGTGCTCTTGCATGCTCTTCTTTTGAGTGACGCAAACTGCTTGGTTTCTTTGAGTAATCAGTTGGATCTTGGTTCATGAGGCTTTGCTGATTCAAACAGAACATGTTTTAAGACTGGTCTCGCAGAGGAGAAAGTCTGGTGGCGCCACATGCATGTTTGATCGCCgcgttctatttttttttttaaaacaacacGCATGCATGTGCCGGAAGAATTAACTTGTTTGGAGTCCGTCCTTGAGAATTTCAGAATGAGATCACTCTTTACGAGTACTAGCAGTTTCGATGTCGGTATATGGAATTCACATGACTGGCCGATGGCCTGATGCGCTTTGATGTTCATCTTTGCACCTCAACACTAGTTGGTCGATCGTCAGTTCGTCACTCGTTTAGTTTTACGCAATTATGCGGGTCTTTCAGATGACAATGCTACTAGTACTTCCTCATTAATTCAGTATCACACTCTTTAGTCCCTTACTTTGcacttaagattttttttaataaaagaaaacCCTGATCATGTTCGGAGTGGACGAATGGTGTTTGTTGTTTGGTCTGATGACCTCATGTGTCAAGCTAATAATTTGTTCATATCCAGCAATAGTTTTTTTCTATCATGCCCCCAAGTAGACCAGTACATTTCATACTCCTTGGTTCTATTTGGTGAAGCTTGTAGCAGTTTATTTCAAAATCTTTAGTCCCCCAAAATTTTTACCTACATTGTGAGGAAAACTCAGCTTTTCCAGATACTGCTATGTTAAGCTCTTTCTGGATCAGGCCTTTGCatgtatctctctctctcttttttttttctttcgagcGATAGGGCATGTTTCCTtgctacctctctctctcttgacaCAAAGGCTGAGCCGCTGAGGCTATGTTGTCTCCTGTGCTCTCCAAACCCGAAGCCAGACTAGTCCAGCACCATTGCGCCAACACACAAAtacccaaccgcaaaaccagatatccagCATCTcataactaatcaaaaccggttaCAATTGGtgctttggtggttttgacccaggttttgtcctacgtggcggttgagtcagcgtgggacccatgtgagcctcacatgtcaggatgccacgccatctctctcccctcctttctctctctctctctctctcactctcactctcactcttctcttctcttctcttctaattCACCGGTCATGCCGGTCGGCCGAAGCAGGGGCAAGAGCCACTGGTGGAGGGGCTAGGGGGGTTTCGTCGCCAGCGATGGCCTAGATGGAGTTGAGCGTTGGTGGTGGCGGTGTTCCGTGACCCGCCGCAGTGTTTTCACATCGGGGTGCAGCGGATTGCGAGCATCACCTCTCGTCatcgccttctccttcttccccgCCACCGGCGTCGAACTCGCGTTGGAGGAGCGCGGCCTCATCGGAGACATGGCTACCGCCATGAGGATTACAAACGcgaggcagccgccgccgccgcctccgcagtCGACGTCATCACCCGTGCAGTTGCTcccccgccgcctgcgcccACCGGTTGCCGCCCGTACAGCTGCTCCCTCGTCGGTGCCCgtgaaaaagagaggaaagaggaagagaagtagagaggggaggagaagaagaggctgacgcgtggggctcacgtgggtcTCTCGCTGAGTCAGCTACCACATCAGACAAAACCGGAATCAAAACCGCCGAGAAACctaatttgcactggttttataagttgggggaTACGTCATATCTGGTTTCGCGGTTTATGGACGATTTTATATCTCGATGACAAGTGTATGGGCCGAGCGTCCAAAACTGGACCCATCTTAATTTGCTTTGAGAAAACTAGGCCCAGCTTAATTTGTTCTTGGCCCAGGCCCCTTATTCTGGTCTCTTCCCCGAAACTGGGAAAAGGATCGAGCCCGAACGGCGAACACCGCCGAGAAAGATCCGGTCTTCCATATACCACAATCGTGAAGCAGAGAGCGAACTTTGCGCAGGccacggcgtcgacggcgatggGCTCCgaggcgccgcctcccgcgcgaCGCGGTTATGCCGACGCCCCCCGCCGCTATGAGTCTCGttggcggagggaggaggatgcGGTCCTCCTGGCTGCGGCGCCCGCGCGGGCGCGTACAGGCACCTGGCCGGTGCACGTCCCCCTCTCGCCGGGGCGTCCGGCCTGTAGTAGATTGGCGGCAGGGTGCTTCTGGATGGGTCGACGGTGAGGCTCGCGTCGTCGCGTCTACGCCGAGTCACTTCCATGTGAGCAGCCAATTGGGTACCCATATGCTACAGTGTTTTCACTAGACCGCTTCTGCCGCTAGTATAGGGATCTGGACTTGCTCACTTGGTCCTATGTAGTTTGGATGGCATGGGATATTGGTTATTGAGATATAATTTTAGTAAGTTGTTAGTCGTAACtgttaattttattaaattatttctaTTCTTCACTTGGATTAGTTTGATATGCTGCATAACTCAATTGTACTAACCGGTGGTTTGCTATTTGTTTGTAGTTAATTGTTGTAGAATGGAGCATCTGTTAATTTtgacatagttttttttttgttactctGTTCAGTTTTCCGTTAAAAGATTCCATAAATTTTATGGCCCTGTTtattagttcacaccaaacttcccccaaacttccaactttccatcacatcacatcacatccaaaacttttctacacacataaactccaaactttttttccaaaccaccaactttccccaaacttctccccaatttcaggaactaaacacagccataattTATTTATGACTGTTACtgtgtttcaactttcaacGAACCACTTACTGTAGTAGTACTACCTAACATCAGAGTCTAATAAGATTTGGTTTTCATGGTGTTTCAGAAGGTGCATGATAACGCGCCACACGTGAAACTATATTCATGAGGGATGACTGAAATGGAGGATTCCTTAAGATCCTGCACAGAGCAGCTACTCCGTGTTAGAGAAGAGAAAGAACGCCTTATCATCGAAGCAGCTGATAAGATCTCTTTGGAGCAGAAGAAAGTGTGGAGTCTGCAGCAGAAGTTAGAAGATGCAAATAAGCGGTTTGCAAAGGTCACCACTGAAAACTACAATCTTCGCAATATTGTCAACTCCAAGGATAAGGTGATCACTGAGCTGAGTGAGTCTGCAGCACTCCTGAACCAAAAGTTAATTGATGCCACAGCCAGACTTGAATTCACACACAAACAGTGTGGCTCTCTTCAGTATGAGGTGCGCATCCTTCAGAAGGAACTCGAGATTCGGAACAAAGAGCGGGAGTATGACCTCAAATCAATTGATGCTGCCCAGAAGCATCAGCAGGAAAGCACCAAGAAGATTACTGCATTGGAAACTGAATGCCAGAGGCTGCGGACCATGGTCCAGAAGCGTCTTCCTGGGCCTGCGGCTTTGGCAAAAATGAAAGATGAGGTTGAGCGACGGGGCAGTAATTGTGTTGAGAACAGAAGGAGAAAGCCACATTCATCTGCACAGTCATCACCGCAGATGGTGACTCCAACGCATCCTGTTTCTGAAGGTTACCTTGTCAAGATGCAGGAATTGGATGATGAAAACAGACACCTCAGGCAATTGTTGGCCAAGAAGGAGAATGACCTCCAGTTTGTGCAGTTGCAGTATGCAGATGAAGCATCGAAGCTGTCAGTAGTGCAAGGGCAGCTCAAGGAGTTGGTTGGTAGCCATGAACTGGATGACGACAACCGTCCTGAACCATGGGCAAATAGTTCTTTAGTTTCCAAAGGAGAGCATTTTAGAGTTGGGAAGCAACATGCATCTCACAGTAGGGGAAGAAGAATAGCAGGATCTGACATGCAGTTGCTTGTAGATATATCGGAGATAGAGAAGCTTGAAATGATTTCAAGGCCTTCAAGTGCGCCACATCAATGCGTGCCAGATGCTTCTGATACAGAGTCCAAAACTGCCCTGACAGAAACAGTTTGCCAAGATCGAATCCTTGAAGATGGTCTATCTGACAAGTATCCCGAGTGGATTCAAGATGTTTTGGAACTTATCATAAAGAAGCATCAAGTCCTTAAAATAAGCGTCGATATCATTATTGATGAAATAAGATCTGCATTGAGGACTGAGATTTCAGACAAAGGAAATGATGCTGCAAATGTGACATATGACCAGGCAGTAATAGACAGCATGGTGGCTACTCTTGTTGAAAGAGTGAGTTGCATGATCGAAAGATCTTCTGGAAACAATGTTCTGAGTTCTCAATCATTTTTGCATGAGAAATCTGAACTCACTTGTCATCTTGAGCACCTTATCTGTGTATGTAGTGATGTACTGGATGGAAAGGCCAATCTTCGAAAGTTCATCGAAGAAGTTTGCTTAACCCTCGAGTGGACAGTGAACCAATATATTTATTGTGTCGATGCTCTCGAAACTGTGGATTGCATCACAAATGATTTCGATGGAAATGTATCTCTTAGATCATTAAACATGCAGGAAAAACAACAAATGCAACGCACAAGTCCGAAAGTGGCTGTAGGAGTTCAACAAGAGGTACAGAAAGAACCGTTTCTGATCCCTGGTGACCCCGTAGAAAATCATTCTCAGGTTCAGTTTGTCACTTGTAAGCTTGATAAGGAACTGCTGGCTGTTAGGCAAGATCATGGTGATAATTGTCAAGAAAAGCAGTCAATACATTATGAAGAAAGGTAACTATTTCTGAGAACCATCAATCATGTAACTATTTTCAGCACTGTACACTATTATTGAGAATCATCCAACATAAATATGTAACATCTATTTTATGATACAGTGCTACGGCTGATGGGAGCATGCAATTGTTACcagaagaagaggggaaacaacTAACAGTAATATCTTATGTCCTTCTAAACGttcttatgtttttttgtttgtaaattaATACAC is part of the Oryza glaberrima chromosome 4, OglaRS2, whole genome shotgun sequence genome and encodes:
- the LOC127772124 gene encoding filament-like plant protein 7 yields the protein MTEMEDSLRSCTEQLLRVREEKERLIIEAADKISLEQKKVWSLQQKLEDANKRFAKVTTENYNLRNIVNSKDKVITELSESAALLNQKLIDATARLEFTHKQCGSLQYEVRILQKELEIRNKEREYDLKSIDAAQKHQQESTKKITALETECQRLRTMVQKRLPGPAALAKMKDEVERRGSNCVENRRRKPHSSAQSSPQMVTPTHPVSEGYLVKMQELDDENRHLRQLLAKKENDLQFVQLQYADEASKLSVVQGQLKELVGSHELDDDNRPEPWANSSLVSKGEHFRVGKQHASHSRGRRIAGSDMQLLVDISEIEKLEMISRPSSAPHQCVPDASDTESKTALTETVCQDRILEDGLSDKYPEWIQDVLELIIKKHQVLKISVDIIIDEIRSALRTEISDKGNDAANVTYDQAVIDSMVATLVERVSCMIERSSGNNVLSSQSFLHEKSELTCHLEHLICVCSDVLDGKANLRKFIEEVCLTLEWTVNQYIYCVDALETVDCITNDFDGNVSLRSLNMQEKQQMQRTSPKVAVGVQQEVQKEPFLIPGDPVENHSQVQFVTCKLDKELLAVRQDHGDNCQEKQSIHYEESATADGSMQLLPEEEGKQLTNSAISAAADKLAECQETITSLSKKLQALKCPANADAVDKRKSDNLHLLVANQNFSSPPSIEAACKKENDERVTTEKNLLQEQDVGTGHKVDNNGSTQIAPRPVIPKSPLTTVSVDMKKRKKKKQGGSLLSRLIFGKKA